The nucleotide sequence AACTCATTATGGCGAAATATGGCCTCGTTAATTATTGGCTAAGCTAATATATCAAACTTGTTTAAGGAATAGGCCACCGCATTTGAAGGCACACGAAAAAGCTTCTTTTCTTGAATCAACATGTAGGAAAgaattaatgaaataagaagccttgaatatttgaattaaatgaatcaacatttttatgcGACATTATAAAGCTTCCTGAAAGAGAACCAGTCACATCGCATTCATGTTTTCCTGATGATATCTTTTATTGAAACCCTCTTGGTCATTAACCGCTAAAATCTTTTGACTTAAGGGTATACTATCTAGTCCTAGTTACATTTTTCTCCGTGACTTACCACTCCCGAAACGGATTTATTACCACTGACCTATCAGAGCTTAACTGAATTTACTACTTAATGTTGCTTACCTGAGCAATATGTCCTGCGGCATGCTCtgaataaatgtgtattttataaatgtcgGTCGATTTTGGCTCTTGCGTTATCGAATAGAAGATTTTgttgtcaaacattaaaaaaacttgctCAAACATTTGAGTCCAATCATTATGAAACATTTTCAGAATGGTAATgtgattttaattaattaaaatgtaaatcataGCATCTTTGTTCGAAAATCTTGTTGACAGTGTACGGACCACCTTCGTCCTTcatatattaatgaatataagTAATCAACGCCAGTTTGATCATGAACTGTTTCGGTTCGGTACTAAAAAAGAGGCCAGTAGctcaaatcattgaaaaaagaCACATCTTCATAACACTTGGTCGGATTGTTTGGATCGATGAAATATTAATCAGGTATGATTCACTCgatcaaaatgtttgaatatgatCTTTAAACTAAAGAGGCCAACTTAGAAAGAATGTACGGAAAAGAAAATCATCTCCGTCGGTCGAATCAGATAACGTAGGCACAAAGATAAAATATCCAATAACTAAAGGCTTGCTAGAATTATATAGGCCACATTTTAACCTAGCTGTACTGAATATATTTCAGAATGAGTATCTCAATATTCTCTTGATCGCATTGTGGTATAATCTGTAAGTCATATCAACCCAACAGAATGAGGCAAACAGGACCGAAAGAACATGAATAATGTATAGAACCCTACCAACAATACAAGGAAATAACACTGTCATGTTCAGAAATTTAGAACAAAGGTTAAATATAATGGTCCTCGGTATATTAGAACGGAAAAAACGTATATCATTAGTTATGGATAATTTTATGGAATGAGCATGACCTTTATAAATCCGATGTACGTTAAGATCATGTTTGGATAACCgcatattattttgtaatcattaaaaGGAGTTAATGAGTTgagaaataatttgttaaacattCACCGACCAATTTATAACACACCAACATATTTGTGTTTGAACTATTGCAGAATGGGtcagtttaataatgattttgaaataaagcacaaaatatatactgaaataacattttctctAAAGTTTTTTAGGtcatttaattcatatgaaagtTATCAGAAGGCAATAATCTTTACATGGTACCAACATGATTTAGAGTTACCAGGCATCAAAATTAAAACTTACAGTTAGTGACACAATTAAACGAAAACTCATTTGTACATAACGGATGCCTTGATACATGTACACTATATAGTGTTTGATTTAAAACCATTGAATACATGTTATAATCAGATGAGTATTATAAAGCAAAGCATCTTTTTATTTGTAcagatacatattttaaaatacttactCTTTTTTTGTTCCACAGAAAGCTCATCGTCTTTTTCAAGGATCTTGTTTTCATCTGGACCAAGTCGGTTCGCAAAATTGCTCCAAACTAATCCGACCTAAACATATAATGCACTGTAAACTTCTTGGTCACGTTAGATTCATTGACTTTCTACAAGTTGAATAGCAGCAGTATTAGAAGTGTCAACACATGTAACTTGTTGTTGGCTTATTTTACagccagcagccaattgtataaaactggttgaTTTTTTGGTTTGATCAAGGTTAGCCCAACTGCTGATTGATTGCCCAACATTTATCCACTATATATATAACTAATCACGTAATTAATATGAGCCGCATCCCGCAATGTTTGGCCTTTGGGCATACATTtgcttatattattttattaggTATTTGAATTAAGTGACATTTACGGTAATCCTActttaatttgtaaacaaataaactgaTAAACAAGTTGCaatattgttacattttttgCAAGAATATTCAATAATGGACGTCCAATTTAGCATTCAAAATGCGCAGAAAGGTCTATAGGGACGTATTTTATAAGTGATAAATACAGTCACTCCTAAATGGAACGGGTGACGCCCGCAAAATCTAAACTGACAAATGTCGGCTCGgatgtgattttaaaatcagtgAAGAACCGCCTTTACCAGATAGACAGATCGGCAAAGGCGTTATTCCAAGTGTACGACGATTCGTTCAAAAACTGCAAACCTTTTAAATTAATCATCAAATAATACGTagttcaaacataattatatatatttgtaaaatattgatcCTTTCTAATGTATTACACCTATGAAGATCGTGAACCAAAAAAATCTCATAAGGCCGGACAAACGGTCGTATTCAAGatcaattgttaaaatataaaaattcgTTAGCTACATTCAAAGTCGTCATGGTATTGGCGTAGTTTCAACAACGAAAGATAGTTCAATCCAGGACAAGGTCAAATTACGGCAAATCTGCACAAATAGGCCAAATTCACCGCATTATCTCAAAATAAGAAATCAGATATAACGACCAAGGTATAAAATCTGAAATAATGACTCCTTATCAAATGAGCAGTGCTAGAACTTCCAGTGTTGTTCGACCGTTACCCTGTACATTAACACgtttattttaaagtgtttgaCTACAGGGCTTGCCCCTGTAGTTTTAGATTGATCATTGTTAGGTTACAGACAGTATACACCTCCTTACCGCTGCAATAATTTCAAAACTGGACCACCAACGTGCTTTCAAATTATTAACTACAGCCCTACAAGGGAAAAACGACTGCTCCTGGCGACTATATCTTTATTGAACGATCATGGCTTGGAGGAATTCGCTAGTAAAACACTATGTGAACTTATTTAGCCTGACGAACCATTTTTAgagcttttttttctttcggTTTTGCATCAAAGAAATTATTCTAAAAGCTGATCATAAGGCGGTTTAGTTTATTGAAATTGGCCGAGTTGTTGTGGggaataatttatttgaaatagaaTGTTTGCAATGGACAGAAGGTAAATAAAATAGCTTCTCACGTTGGGCTTACAATAACATTCAGATATCAAAGCGTTAGGTAAGAatcttattcaaattaaatgaaattaagtgaTTCttcgaaatatttatttacatccATATTTCTatgtaaagaaaacaacaccccccccccacaaatACAGTTTACCTCTCTTGGTTCATAATCACAAAAAGCTTGCTCGTATTGCTGCCTGGCTGTTTCGACATCTCGTTTGAATTTTTTATGGCCTCCGAGGACATTATAACCTTCGGTCTGCAACCTCGCAAGCAAGTTTCTAATGGattccaagccaaaaagtaCGTTTTCACAATGTTTCACCAATTCCCCttcattttgtctttgaaactGTTGCCAGAACAAGTCCATTTCCATCtgcaaatcaaaatattgccatatgtaaataatgataattaaatgagtcataaatatacaaaaccGAGTTAAATCAGAAttgtttcaaaacatacatatttgagTTCTTTCTCAAAAACACGgtaaagttttgtttgtattaagttttaaacaaGAACGATATGAACACGACTCTCATTTACTTTCTGTTTCAGAATTGGcaaaccaaacatttaaatgatattaagaaataagatagctgtatttgatattttagtttATCGCTTTCTTGGCTCCAAACGCAGAGCCTGTGATTGTTTAACGTGTAGTGTTGATATGGCGACACGGTGAAGTTCAAAACCTTTGGTCAAATTTTGTGTTAAACTCGTGTTCAAAATTCAAGGaccatattttcttttaaaaatagtacGATCTGTTAGAATATGAAATCTTTCCAATATCTAGTGTCCTGAACATTGCTTCAAAGTCCggtaaattttgaaaatcaaattgGATAAGTGAACAGTTCGATCTGGATGTTTATCAACTTTGGTTGCCAATGTAGTCAAGGAAgtacaattaatataaattgtcatttttgaaattaaaatgcgATTACTCTGAAATGAATCGTTGCAGTTAACATAAGCGCTCGAGACTTTATGTTTTAACTAGATTAGGTTAAAATTGGCATGCAGTAAAATTTGACTGTTTATCAAACTTTCTCTAGATTTTAATTAAGCACATGGTAACTATCCCTTGTTTTAGGTTTTATAAAACCATCACGTATTTTACTGTATTACACATGTTTCATAGAGCATTGCTCTATTTCTTTTGGTCAGAAATATGTTACTCCGAATTTTCGTTTACAAATTTATTGGCATAAATCTTATTTGGCAATATTCTTGCAAGTCAAACGTTTGTTTCTAACTTTGTATTTATGatgaagtttaatttaaataaaatagtatattttgttttaagtttgaaagGGTAAGCATGGTATTTCGTcttgattttgtgaaaaacactttaaagtaggTCTGATCTTTATGTATTACAACTGGAAACGACGCCATGAACATATTGCAAACTATGACGTTATCTTACCGGATATGTCATCACAATTTAAAAAGAGCAATTATCGTTTAAAGATTAGTGTTTTTACTGTATTTCTAATTAGATATTTTGGTGTTCATTACACttctaaacatatttaatacgATCAGATGTATCTGTGGTTTTAAATTATTCCGGTACCTCATTTCTGCAATTCATGTAGCGCGGAATGTGAAATTGCTTTGAGGTATTCGGATAATCACTAAAGCAGGTGAAACAGGTCAGTGGTTTTTGCGTTATTTCACACAAGAAAGCATGACTTTCTGTGCTAAAAAGCAACTGACACTAGacatcatataatacacaattttattcaacatgttaaaacttttggctactgagcttgttgcTGTAGTTTCACAATAAGTATTGTCCAGGAAAAATGTCATTAAGCTCGCAAAAGGCTCGCTGACTAACTTATTTCTTGAACTTGATGACTAGAGGTCATTATTATATGACTACTCGTGACAAATCCCTTATCTTATGAACATTTTCGCTTCGTTTGAgaaagattttataaaaaaaaatgtatttccgGTTCGGGTCGAAATTACCTGCCCGAGGACACGTGCGGAAGCCGGAAACAGGGATTACCACGCTTTGCCATGGTTAATATTTCGATCCGGACCACCAACGCGTGTTGTTATGATTTGAAATGTTCAATTTGCGAAAATAATAATGaagaaaacatatgtttgtaCAGGCTGCCTTAAAGCGAGTACgatttttcaaattatcaatATGCATTGAGTTGCACTCAATATAAATCTccaaattaatttttaattaaccacgtcatattataaacaataagtGGCGTGACACATTTTGAATGGGATGCCAGTCACCGGAAATGCATATCTGGTGTCTGGACATGCTCAAATTAGAGAGAAATTAAGGAAGATGTGGAAAACCTTGCCCATTTACGGTATACTACATTGGAATGAAAGGAACGTCTTTTACTgaaactttaatttaatttgagcTAGCACGAACATCTTGctgtttaaattattacataagcACTATTTAAATTCGTAAGCGGACATGTAAGTGTGACAGCCTAACAACGGGATCTCTGCAGTGTTGCACATGCAACTGCAACTGAATAtgcaaatttgtaaaaatgtattacaaacctgAGCTTTTCTTTCAACAACATTTGCAACATCCTTGATAGCTTTTGTACGCATGTATTCAAGCGCAGTCCACCGGGTGTCTGTGAAATGTGTATCAAGCAATTTTGATGGCTGTGGCAACTGTAACCCCTTCATTTTGGATCGAAACATGTTCATGCATTCTTCTTTAACTCTTTGATTTTCGATTTTAGCAACCGATGCAAATGCATCGTCAACATCAGGCACTGCTCCCTTTGCAAGGGCATCTACATAATTTCTGGCTAGCGTGGCGAACACTGCAAACACAAACCCTT is from Mya arenaria isolate MELC-2E11 chromosome 9, ASM2691426v1 and encodes:
- the LOC128202903 gene encoding guanylate-binding protein 5-like; translation: MVDRIKAGKENNNKKTHQSFVLGDTIESTTKRIWVWCKDHPEQKDTVLILLDTEGLGDIEKKVTTKLLSYIYCQEPKQLEVSKPVNGSMFATLARNYVDALAKGAVPDVDDAFASVAKIENQRVKEECMNMFRSKMKGLQLPQPSKLLDTHFTDTRWTALEYMRTKAIKDVANVVERKAQMEMDLFWQQFQRQNEGELVKHCENVLFGLESIRNLLARLQTEGYNVLGGHKKFKRDVETARQQYEQAFCDYEPREGQAL